A stretch of Brachyhypopomus gauderio isolate BG-103 chromosome 3, BGAUD_0.2, whole genome shotgun sequence DNA encodes these proteins:
- the LOC143509788 gene encoding protein kinase C delta type-like, whose translation MSSDCGTNVHHKCQTKVANLCDINQKLLAEAFTQVSQKSTKRPDANTQEVGLYQDYNKSPGTDTTDATPFGRLWEGSSPRSPSRISHQTHITAEHFTFHKVLGKGSFSKVFSG comes from the exons ATGTCCTCAGACTGTGGCACGAATGTTCATCACAAGTGCCAAACTAAAGTGGCTAATCTGTGTGACATCAACCAGAAACTACTGGCTGAGGCATTCACCCAAGTCAGCCAG AAGTCAACAAAGCGGCCTGATGCAAACACGCAGGAGGTTGGACTTTATCAGGACTACAACAAAAGTCCAGGAACTGACACCactg ACGCAACTCCATTCGGTCGTCTGTGGGAGGGTTCGAGTCCTCGCTCCCCGTCCCGGATCAGCCACCAGACACACATCACTGCCGAGCACTTCACCTTCCACAAAGTACTGGGCAAAGGAAGCTTTAGCAAG GTTTTTTCTGGCTGA
- the LOC143509786 gene encoding general transcription factor II-I repeat domain-containing protein 2A-like: MIQLIPLKGQTRGEDICDAVLKCLNDNGINTNHLISVATDGAPSMRGSKRGFVTLLQKALGRNLVAFHCILHQEALCAQTFSSECMAVMNLVIEIVNKIIAKALNHRQFRALLDEVESEYSDLLLHNKVRWLSRGEVLRRFVACLEHVKTFLKSKDLNYPQLDDTEWLEKLHFLVDMTSHLNKLNKSLQGRGNTALQMLEAVLSFERKLTVFARDVQRGTLSHFPSLREFKEAHHDHTLNGDYLQGAIVDMQTEFGNRFCDFRKEKMTLSFPVTPLEIDPSLLSTFPGVNQADLEMEIADIADKDLWVSKFKRLTAELEDVTRQKAQLGQSHKWSEMESLPTPEKLVYDTWNSLPDNYKNMKAYAFGVLSIFGSTYLCEQIFSNINYIKSKYRTRLTDESLQSCVKIKVTSYMPDFEKLTSDVQKQKSH, encoded by the coding sequence ATGATCCAATTAATACCACTGAAAGGCCAAACACGGGGGGAGGACATATGTGATGCTGTGCTGAAGTGTTTAAATGACAATGGAATAAACACCAACCACCTGATTTCAGTGGCTACAGATGGGGCACCCAGCATGAGAGGATCAAAAAGGGGGTTTGTGACTTTGCTACAGAAAGCATTGGGTCGAAATCTGGTTGCATTCCACTGCATCTTGCATCAAGAGGCGCTGTGTGCACAAACATTCTCATCGGAGTGTATGGCGGTGATGAACCTTGTCATCGAGATAGTGAACAAGATAATTGCAAAAGCATTGAACCACCGTCAGTTTCGTGCATTGCTTGATGAAGTTGAAAGTGAATATTCCGATCTACTGCTACACAACAAAGTCCGATGGCTGTCCAGGGGCGAGGTTTTGCGTCGCTTTGTCGCTTGTTTAGAACACGTGAAAACATTCCTGAAAAGCAAAGACCTGAACTACCCGCAACTGGACGATACCGAGTGGCTCGAAAAACTGCACTTTTTGGTGGATATGACAAGCCACCTAAACAAGCTGAATAAAAGTCTCCAGGGGCGGGGAAACACTGCACTGCAAATGCTTGAAGCTGTTTTGTCATTTGAGCGCAAGCTGACTGTCTTTGCCAGAGATGTACAGCGAGGCACACTCTCCCACTTCCCCTCCCTGAGAGAATTCAAAGAAGCCCATCACGATCACACACTCAACGGTGATTATTTACAAGGTGCGATCGTTGATATGCAAACTGAATTTGGGAACAGATTTTGCGATTTCCGAAAGGAAAAAATGACACTCTCTTTTCCTGTCACCCCATTGGAGATTGATCCATCCTTGTTGAGCACATTTCCAGGAGTAAATCAAGCTGACCTTGAAATGGAAATTGCTGATATAGCCGACAAAGATTTATGGGTGTCCAAGTTCAAACGTCTGACAGCCGAGCTTGAAGACGTCACTCGCCAGAAAGCTCAACTTGGCCAAAGCCACAAATGGAGCGAAATGGAAAGCCTCCCAACACCCGAGAAACTTGTGTATGACAcatggaattctcttcctgacaATTATAAGAATATGAAGGCATATGCATTTGGGGTATTATCCATCTTTGGCTCAACATACCTGTGCGAACAGATATTTTCAAACATTAACTACATTAAATCTAAATATCGCACCCGCCTCACAGATGAGAGTTTGCAGTCCTGCGTCAAAATTAAAGTGACATCTTACATGCCCGATTTTGAGAAGCTGACCAGTGACGTGCAAAAACAGAAATCACATTAA
- the LOC143510803 gene encoding uncharacterized protein LOC143510803 isoform X1 — MENYEEFCSRRLDGLGEETRCATRSNQQRALSAIQFHGKHVLLPKLSENQRLEMAEQRQKAMEIERERHTVRSSSVLVRVQDIITHIQLQNNRDVEQDADSSPLVTQAPPSRRAHPQRQPSGLMPCSSAWRKDTLRLLNSRMERTGKRSEELGEERTMMTQTNKEREETPSCKGNTKGSVPECPLVGESGTPFTSADFSCSVDSQSPGSVLASLSPSASLMGSYAQLPSPQPSSSPPAQRQRRLNPVSSAHILISVPVTESELCPHALDGTDATKSEPHPSEGPSNRITVLEDHSDPSECLTAPTSGGEWNYSCSELHGNRLTSVSTSTPRSAASVTPRPVTVPHTAPPTQPGPALQREKNRQHNSAPYQRSPPAPLNQSYDVESPSPSLLRPQVSSGLESFTLFVQRKQDLAGWSQHPLEDRMTLGSPTDADTTQDKALGEKIQVLEALNQQLDTHHHTHLLKEQEKETLNLLQGSLCRLTAVARGFLTRRLLQTEKIKHLRKTIQDSRELISSFQSDAQQRRASFTTQDLSLQRRLRAQLRTALCDVHEIFFVWPVTDKLILLQHNRLLHKERRLSKTEKPQSPQDTRSLSSATQKSLDRRRRRQSKTIPLKSKTPPQRTLQPAQGQTAVISSQRFKTARVVRMPVESFRSRLSLG; from the exons ATGGAGAACTACGAAGAGTTCTGCTCAAGAAGGTTGGACGGACTGGGCGAGGAGACTCGGTGCGCCACACGCAGtaaccagcagagggcgctgtcCGCCATCCAGTTCCACGGGAAACACGTGCTACTACCAAAG cttagTGAAAACCAGCGGTTAGAGATGGCTGAACAGAGACAGAAAGCCATGGAGATAGAAAGGGAGAGGCACACAGTGaggagcagctctgtgctggtACGGGTGCAGGACATTATCACTCACATCCAG TTACAAAATAATCGAGATGTAGAGCAGGATGCAGACTCCTCCCCTTTAGTGACTCAAGCTCCACCCTCCAGGAGGGCACACCCACAGAGGCAACCTTCAGGTCTCATGCCCTGCAGCAGTGCCTGGCGGAAAGACACCCTCCGGCTCCTCAACAGTCGGATGGAGAGAACTGGGAAAAGAAGTGAGGAATTGGGGGAGGAGAGAACTATGATGACACAAACTAacaaagagagggaagagacTCCCTCCTGTAAGGGTAACACGAAAGGCAGTGTACCAGAGTGCCCTCTGGTGGGAGAGTCTGGAACTCCCTTTACTTCTGCTGACTTTAGCTGCAGTGTTGACTCCCAGTCACCTGGCTCTGTGCTGGCTAGTCTTTCTCCAAGTGCCAGTCTGATGGGCTCATATGCCCAGTTACCCAGTCCCCAGCCTAGCAGCAGTCCGCCAGCCCAGCGCCAACGAAGGCTAAACCCAGTGTCCTCTGCCCACATCCTTATCTCAGTCCCTGTTACTGAGTCAGAGCTCTGCCCACATGCACTCGACGGGACAGACGCCACCAAGTCTGAGCCACACCCATCAGAGGGTCCTAGCAACAGAATCACAGTCCTGGAGGATCATTCAGATCCATCAGAGTGTTTAACGGCACCCACGTCTGGTGGGGAGTGGAACTACAGTTGCTCTGAGCTACATGGTAACAGGCTTACATCAGTCAGTACCTCCACTCCCAGAAGCGCTGCCAGTGTCACACCCAGACCTGTCACTGTACCTCACACAGCCCCACCCACACAGCCTGGGCCAGCCCTGCAAAGGGAGAAAAACAGACAGCATAACAGCGCCCCCTACCAGCGTTCTCCGCCAGCTCCACTTAACCAGTCCTATGATGTagagagcccctccccctccttgcTAAGACCTCAGGTTAGCTCAGGCTTAGAGTCCTTCACACTGTTTGTCCAGCGGAAGCAGGATCTGGCAGGATGGTCACAGCACCCCCTGGAGGACAGGATGACTCTGGGGTCACCAACTGATGCTGATACAACTCAGGATAAAGCACTAG GTGAGAAGATCCAGGTATTAGAAGCCCTAAATCAGCAATTGGAcactcaccaccacacacacctgctcaaaGAACAGGAAAAGGAGACACTGAACCTCCTGCAG GGGTCATTATGTCGGCTCACTGCAGTGGCCCGAGGTTTCCTCACACGCAGACTACTCCAAACAGAGAAAATCAAACACCTGCGCAAGACCATAcaa gACTCCAGGGAATTAATTAGTTCTTTCCAGTCTGATGCCCAGCAGAGGAGAGCTTCCTTCACTACTCAGGACCTCAGTTTGCAGCGCAGACTCAGAGCACAG CTTCGTACAGCCTTGTGTGACGTGCACGAGATCTTCTTTGTGTGGCCGGTGACAGACAAGCTAATTCTACTGCAACACAACAGATTACTACACAAGGAAAGGAGACTGAGCAAAact GAGAAACCCCAGAGCCCACAGGACACACGGTCCCTGTCTTCTGCTACTCAGAAGTCTCTGGACCGGCGGAGACGGAG GCAAAGCAAAACGATCCCACTGAAATCAAAGACTCCACCCCAGAG gACTCTACAGCCTGCTCAGGGCCAGACTGCAGTCATC
- the LOC143510803 gene encoding uncharacterized protein LOC143510803 isoform X2, which translates to MENYEEFCSRRLDGLGEETRCATRSNQQRALSAIQFHGKHVLLPKLSENQRLEMAEQRQKAMEIERERHTVRSSSVLVRVQDIITHIQLQNNRDVEQDADSSPLVTQAPPSRRAHPQRQPSGLMPCSSAWRKDTLRLLNSRMERTGKRSEELGEERTMMTQTNKEREETPSCKGNTKGSVPECPLVGESGTPFTSADFSCSVDSQSPGSVLASLSPSASLMGSYAQLPSPQPSSSPPAQRQRRLNPVSSAHILISVPVTESELCPHALDGTDATKSEPHPSEGPSNRITVLEDHSDPSECLTAPTSGGEWNYSCSELHGNRLTSVSTSTPRSAASVTPRPVTVPHTAPPTQPGPALQREKNRQHNSAPYQRSPPAPLNQSYDVESPSPSLLRPQVSSGLESFTLFVQRKQDLAGWSQHPLEDRMTLGSPTDADTTQDKALGEKIQVLEALNQQLDTHHHTHLLKEQEKETLNLLQGSLCRLTAVARGFLTRRLLQTEKIKHLRKTIQDSRELISSFQSDAQQRRASFTTQDLSLQRRLRAQLRTALCDVHEIFFVWPVTDKLILLQHNRLLHKEKPQSPQDTRSLSSATQKSLDRRRRRQSKTIPLKSKTPPQRTLQPAQGQTAVISSQRFKTARVVRMPVESFRSRLSLG; encoded by the exons ATGGAGAACTACGAAGAGTTCTGCTCAAGAAGGTTGGACGGACTGGGCGAGGAGACTCGGTGCGCCACACGCAGtaaccagcagagggcgctgtcCGCCATCCAGTTCCACGGGAAACACGTGCTACTACCAAAG cttagTGAAAACCAGCGGTTAGAGATGGCTGAACAGAGACAGAAAGCCATGGAGATAGAAAGGGAGAGGCACACAGTGaggagcagctctgtgctggtACGGGTGCAGGACATTATCACTCACATCCAG TTACAAAATAATCGAGATGTAGAGCAGGATGCAGACTCCTCCCCTTTAGTGACTCAAGCTCCACCCTCCAGGAGGGCACACCCACAGAGGCAACCTTCAGGTCTCATGCCCTGCAGCAGTGCCTGGCGGAAAGACACCCTCCGGCTCCTCAACAGTCGGATGGAGAGAACTGGGAAAAGAAGTGAGGAATTGGGGGAGGAGAGAACTATGATGACACAAACTAacaaagagagggaagagacTCCCTCCTGTAAGGGTAACACGAAAGGCAGTGTACCAGAGTGCCCTCTGGTGGGAGAGTCTGGAACTCCCTTTACTTCTGCTGACTTTAGCTGCAGTGTTGACTCCCAGTCACCTGGCTCTGTGCTGGCTAGTCTTTCTCCAAGTGCCAGTCTGATGGGCTCATATGCCCAGTTACCCAGTCCCCAGCCTAGCAGCAGTCCGCCAGCCCAGCGCCAACGAAGGCTAAACCCAGTGTCCTCTGCCCACATCCTTATCTCAGTCCCTGTTACTGAGTCAGAGCTCTGCCCACATGCACTCGACGGGACAGACGCCACCAAGTCTGAGCCACACCCATCAGAGGGTCCTAGCAACAGAATCACAGTCCTGGAGGATCATTCAGATCCATCAGAGTGTTTAACGGCACCCACGTCTGGTGGGGAGTGGAACTACAGTTGCTCTGAGCTACATGGTAACAGGCTTACATCAGTCAGTACCTCCACTCCCAGAAGCGCTGCCAGTGTCACACCCAGACCTGTCACTGTACCTCACACAGCCCCACCCACACAGCCTGGGCCAGCCCTGCAAAGGGAGAAAAACAGACAGCATAACAGCGCCCCCTACCAGCGTTCTCCGCCAGCTCCACTTAACCAGTCCTATGATGTagagagcccctccccctccttgcTAAGACCTCAGGTTAGCTCAGGCTTAGAGTCCTTCACACTGTTTGTCCAGCGGAAGCAGGATCTGGCAGGATGGTCACAGCACCCCCTGGAGGACAGGATGACTCTGGGGTCACCAACTGATGCTGATACAACTCAGGATAAAGCACTAG GTGAGAAGATCCAGGTATTAGAAGCCCTAAATCAGCAATTGGAcactcaccaccacacacacctgctcaaaGAACAGGAAAAGGAGACACTGAACCTCCTGCAG GGGTCATTATGTCGGCTCACTGCAGTGGCCCGAGGTTTCCTCACACGCAGACTACTCCAAACAGAGAAAATCAAACACCTGCGCAAGACCATAcaa gACTCCAGGGAATTAATTAGTTCTTTCCAGTCTGATGCCCAGCAGAGGAGAGCTTCCTTCACTACTCAGGACCTCAGTTTGCAGCGCAGACTCAGAGCACAG CTTCGTACAGCCTTGTGTGACGTGCACGAGATCTTCTTTGTGTGGCCGGTGACAGACAAGCTAATTCTACTGCAACACAACAGATTACTACACAAGGA GAAACCCCAGAGCCCACAGGACACACGGTCCCTGTCTTCTGCTACTCAGAAGTCTCTGGACCGGCGGAGACGGAG GCAAAGCAAAACGATCCCACTGAAATCAAAGACTCCACCCCAGAG gACTCTACAGCCTGCTCAGGGCCAGACTGCAGTCATC